In one Corallococcus sp. EGB genomic region, the following are encoded:
- a CDS encoding long-chain fatty acid--CoA ligase has protein sequence MFIGDWMGRGALYWPDAVAVVDVARRDAGRFTYRQMNARANALAGWLRDVAGVQRGDRVAIVAHNGVEYLDTLFACGKLGAIFVPYNWRLHAAELTEGVRAIHPRVLLFGDDFKDAVAQVREHVGDGLRLVSLEAQGLPGAAPYEKAVAYAPPAPVTNAAVSEEDILCLLFTGGTTGRSKGARISYRMVAWNTLNTLVHEIRQGDVTVTHTPLFHTGGLLVYTLPLLTVGGTVVLMRRWDPDEMLGLVAKEKVTLFFAVPTQYQQLMDSPRWKGTDFSSVRFVTSGGAPLPVPLLQAWQAVHPVPFKQGFGMTEFGPGIFSMGPEFAVSKAGSIGRPNYFIDAKLVDDAGNAVPVGEVGELVLKGPSMCSGYFEDDAATKEAISADGWFHTGDLARVDADGFFTIAGRKKDMFISGGENVYPLELETVLYEHPAVQQCAVVGVPDAKWGECGRAYVVLKPGAEASADALLEHLKGRVARFKVPKRVELVRSLPVSAAGKILKRELREAASAADARAAS, from the coding sequence ATGTTCATCGGAGACTGGATGGGGCGGGGTGCCCTCTACTGGCCGGACGCGGTGGCCGTGGTGGACGTGGCCCGCAGGGACGCGGGCCGCTTCACGTACCGGCAGATGAACGCGCGCGCCAACGCGCTCGCGGGCTGGCTGCGGGACGTGGCCGGCGTGCAGCGTGGCGACCGCGTGGCCATCGTCGCGCACAACGGCGTGGAGTACCTGGACACGCTGTTCGCGTGCGGGAAGCTGGGCGCCATCTTCGTGCCCTACAACTGGCGGCTGCACGCGGCGGAGCTGACGGAGGGCGTGCGCGCCATCCACCCGCGCGTGCTCCTGTTCGGGGACGACTTCAAGGACGCGGTGGCCCAGGTTCGCGAGCACGTGGGGGACGGCCTGCGGCTGGTGTCGCTGGAGGCGCAGGGCCTGCCGGGCGCGGCTCCGTACGAGAAGGCCGTGGCGTACGCGCCCCCGGCCCCTGTCACGAACGCGGCGGTGAGCGAGGAGGACATCCTCTGCCTGCTCTTCACCGGCGGCACCACCGGCCGTTCCAAGGGCGCCAGGATTTCGTACCGCATGGTGGCGTGGAACACGCTCAACACGCTGGTGCACGAAATCCGTCAGGGCGACGTGACGGTGACGCACACGCCGCTGTTCCACACGGGCGGGCTGCTCGTCTACACGCTGCCCCTGCTCACCGTGGGCGGCACCGTGGTGCTGATGCGCCGGTGGGATCCGGACGAGATGCTGGGCCTGGTGGCGAAGGAGAAGGTGACGCTCTTCTTCGCGGTGCCCACGCAGTACCAGCAGCTGATGGATTCGCCGCGCTGGAAGGGGACGGACTTCTCCTCCGTGCGCTTCGTCACCAGCGGCGGCGCGCCCCTGCCGGTGCCGCTCTTGCAGGCGTGGCAGGCGGTGCACCCGGTGCCCTTCAAGCAGGGCTTCGGCATGACGGAGTTCGGCCCGGGCATCTTCAGCATGGGGCCGGAGTTCGCGGTGTCCAAGGCGGGCTCCATTGGCCGGCCCAACTACTTCATCGACGCGAAGCTGGTGGACGACGCCGGCAATGCGGTGCCGGTGGGCGAGGTGGGGGAGCTGGTGCTGAAGGGCCCCTCCATGTGCTCCGGCTACTTCGAGGACGACGCCGCCACGAAGGAGGCCATCAGCGCGGACGGCTGGTTCCACACCGGGGACCTGGCGCGCGTGGACGCGGATGGCTTCTTCACCATCGCGGGCCGCAAGAAGGACATGTTCATCTCCGGCGGAGAGAACGTGTACCCGCTGGAGCTGGAGACCGTCCTCTACGAGCACCCCGCCGTGCAGCAGTGCGCGGTGGTGGGCGTGCCGGACGCGAAGTGGGGCGAGTGCGGCCGGGCCTACGTGGTGCTCAAGCCGGGGGCCGAGGCCTCGGCGGACGCGCTGCTCGAGCACCTCAAGGGCCGGGTGGCGCGCTTCAAGGTCCCCAAGCGGGTGGAGCTGGTGAGGTCCCTGCCGGTGTCCGCCGCCGGGAAGATTCTCAAGCGCGAGCTGCGCGAGGCGGCCAGCGCCGCGGACGCTCGGGCCGCTTCGTGA